The Pelmatolapia mariae isolate MD_Pm_ZW linkage group LG2, Pm_UMD_F_2, whole genome shotgun sequence sequence ATTGTAAATTTACAAGTCACAAAGAGTGACAACTTTACAagcacaacagtcacctcaccctcatgtgtttctgtggcGCTCTGACAGTTTGGAGGAGACACCTGCACATGCATGTCACTCGCTACACCTACACGCCCGTGAAATGACAGCAGAGTATAGAAAAAACCGCGATGGGAAAGTCTGCATGTTAGTCAAAACGCAGCGGTTTCCTGCCTTCAGTTCAAAGATTAGATTTGTGTTAGGAGTAAGTACACAGTCTAAATGAGCATTGCTTTTCTCAGCAGCACTGACGCACTTCCTTTTTAAGCCTGTGTCTGAGCTAAATTTGTGGTTTTCCTGTGCTGGTTGCTGAAGTGAAACTCAAAGAATAATCAGAACAGACACAGAGGAAgcaactgtaaaaataaagaaaaacatttgagGGTCTTATGAGACATGAAGTGTGACAATAGCAGAAGTCAGTTTAGAGAGAATGAAGATGTGGGCACATTGAGTGTTAGTTGTGAACACTGTCAGGAGGTTTtgggtgttttgttgttgttgtttttttaagaaaagtgaCAACCGTTCAGACTTGTGTGGCAAATCATATGTGGCTAGTAAGGCCAGAGCCTCTGCACAgagtaaatatgtttttaaaaaatggcaacATATTAGCCCTGCAACTCGTTGCCAACCTGTCGAGGGTGTACCCCACTtctcgccctatggtagctgggataggctccagctcccgTGCAACCCTaataaggataagtggaaggaaggatgGCTAGAAAACATTAAATTCATTACAaatctctttttattttacatgcATTCATCtgtatatacattatatattattaaaacaaaacaaatatcatAAAGACCTGTACACCAGAAATGCCCTTCTACTTAAAATTAGTTTGAAATTAGCCTAAAACTTTGGTGCCGTCTAAGATTTTGATCCAGACAAAGCTCAGCTTTCTTCAAAACTACACAGCCGTGAGGATTTAGAGCCCTTTCCAGGCATTGCActtatgggattttttttttttttttttttttttatgtgggaTAAACATGCTTTCTATACTCTAGgcagtgtttttgttgtgttttttctttcttttttgtcatatGCCCAAACAGATGGAAGCTTTGTCTCATTTTAGCAATATGTCACACATCCTGGATCTGATGCTGCAGGGGGACGTTGTCTTTACTGGCTGGACGCAGCATCGCCGGGGGTCTGTGGGAGTTCTTGCATTTTCGGAATGGACTGCCCTTTTAATTTCGGATGTTAACCTTTTCCCCCGGAGCGGCGAGGGGACCATTTGCTCCATCAGATCTGCTCTGGTGTATATCTCTCTTTCTGCTCAGCAGTAGCCAGTCGTGTCGCCCCCAGCCTATTCCCTATCCCTatcccacccccccacccccctccatTATTGTACGTGGCTCACTTTTGCTCTCTGTTCACATCtctgcaaaaagaaagaagaaaaaaaagcacaggcatgtaaacaaacacataaacatgcaGTGACTAAGTGAGCCTTGTAGAGATACACGGGGAGTTACGATTAATTTGTAACGTTAATACGCTTTGTGTCGAGACCACTGATAGCAGTGGATTTATGCTTTGCTCCCTGTTGCTTGTGTGCGTGCTCTGGGTGATGCGTGTGTGTTTAGGGGCCTCTGGAACACCACTGCTTTACCGCTGATAGCAGGATCATGACGCTCATGTAGTCAAGTATGCCATTATCACTAAAGGGCGTGTAGATAGTCCACCTGAGTCCCCAGACATGGCATTTACACATAAAGGGTGCTCAGAGATAAACAGCAGGGGGTACAGTACACTGTAGAAACAAGGTGGATACTGCTACACAGTCCAAAACATACACCACGCTCATGTTAGCGCGTCTCTGCCACTGTAACATACTCCACCCTGCTGGCTTGTCAACTCAGTACAAAAGAAATCAAGAAAAGATTGGATGATAGAGGGTGTAATTTTCTTAAATACGCACCAGCAAGTTCCCGGTCCAACATGTCGATAAAACTCTCAAGATCCCTTGTGTCTCCCAGCTTGGCTGCAGAAAGAGGACAGAAAGAAATGGAATTTGAGAAactataagaaaaaaagagctgcaGTGGAACATTTTTGTAGAGAAACGCAGCTCAGTTCAGTGGTAGCCTATTTCCTTTGGACCAAATGCTGAAGTTATCTAAGTCTCGGCATTACATAAAGTTTGAACTgaactggcaaaaaaaaaataaaatcttgggttccttttattcaaactgAGATAAAGCTGATTTTAAGAGCTCCAAAAAAAACCTTGGCAGCCTCGTTCCCACCAGGATCTCTCTGTTGTAAGCTTTTTCTGTGTAAAGCCAAACAAAATTGATGAAAAAATATGACTGACACTTTCTGGTCACCTGATGTTTAACTTTAACAGTAGTCTGTGGATGCAACTGCAACAGCACTCATTAATCCACATGCGCACGCAGACATAAGCCAGTCTCATCACTGCATATAACAGCACAAATGACTCCACGCAAGAGCTTTGAAAGAAGAGCGCTGAGACGTCACAGCCACAGTGGAAGTTGCTTTGTTGTGTAAACCAAGACAGATTCCAGGGCATTGCAGATGCTTTCTGTGTAGCTCTTATAAAGTGATAGTGATCGCTGTAAGAACTGAGGCTATCTAGATGGAGATGAGCTGATAGAAGGCTCCAGTACCTTTTGATGCCAGCGTTATTCCTGCTGTGTGGAGCTCCTCCTCACTGGTATTCAAACTGTTCCCCATAGATGGTTCACTGCCTGGGGGAAGAGAGGGAAGCAATGAGGGAGTGAAAGGAGATAACAAGCACTAAGGGCAGTCCTTGCAAATGATCAGTGACAATGACAAAACTCTAACATAATGCAGGAGTTGCACGTAATGATGATAACATgcgataaaaaaaattaaaaggtaAGTGTTCGGCGCTAGTGACTCCCATGTGTCGGCCTTTGAAAGCAGTTTGCCTGTTGAATCGTTAGGGGGGCAAAATACTTTCAATAATGACGACACATGGgagcagaggggggaaaaaactgttTCTTCTTTTATCTTATAACCGTCGACAAATGCAGAACAAAGGGGGGAAAGACAATTACACAAGATGGGATATCCGTAATTGCAGCTCATTCCAGTACACAGCTATTGTCACGAGCACAAACAGCCACTTTAATGGAAATGTGTAGGGATGTGTCCTCTTGTACCACTAATTTCATgcaaattaaatgtgtcaagctGCAGTTGTTTGGGCTGATAAAGGGGCTCAACTGGAGTCCACGGGGACTCCAAACAATGTCACTCACCAGCATGATGCACTAAATAATTACTTTCCTTCCCCCACACTTTGTACATTAGGCAGATATTATCTTAATCACTGCTCTAACgtatccttttttctttttttctttttttttgaataaCTTACTGTAATCTGAGTCCTCGACTCCACTGTCTTCACTCAGCCCTGTGAGAGTTTTGGCCTCGTGCAGTGCTTTCTGGTAAGCATGCGGTCTGCTTTGAGAAGGGGCCTTCAGCTCCTCCACCACATCCTGGAACTCCTGGAGCAACTCACCAAGCTCCAAGTCCAAGTCTGTGGAAAATGTGACAGCAGTTGGAAAGAAATCTTCAAGATGGACTCAGCTTATTTCAGCAGTAAAAGAAAATAGTAGAAGcactgaaataaatatttttaaagactTGATTAAATATGGGGACCTGAGAATGTTTTAAAGGGCGTTTCAAAGATACCAAATATTCCTAAACCTAAgaaacatacataaataaaaaaaaggaaaatctaaAAACTACCAGCTGAAGTTTATGTCAGCGTGCTGCATCAGATAACTGGACATGTTCCCATATGGCATACAAAACAGTAGACGGACAGTAAAACACCTGGTCTGCAAAGtgtgattaaaaatatatttatatatattacatCATAAATCAGAGTTGTACGCTCTGGGCTGCTAtaacaacttttttttagcGCCGGcaccattattttaaaaatgggtGTTGCATAAACGCAGTTTAGgttttctaacattttattACGCTCATATAAATATCTCAAAGTTAAAATTCCTTATGGAACACTAAAATTAAAACAACTTTGGTGTGTTTGGTAGATAAGTAAATACTTATGATTACAGAAAAGTACGACTACAAAAAGGAATAGGAATTTAAAATAAGTGTCACAGCGAGATGATTTTTAAATCTTCCTATAAAGCTTTTCTATCTTTtacatgtatttgttttttgttttttaatctgtttagtaaatttaataaaagGCTGGGAAAACGTGCTCTATGATCCATCActgaaataaattcaaattattGGCTAAAGCAGGCGTTGGACTCACCCATGGTACTGTCTGAGGACATAGCGGGACGTGAAAGAAAAGCGCCACGAAGTTGCTGTGTGTCTGGGTTCAGAGCGGTTTGATGCTGACAGTCACTAAAAGCACTACTGTACTTTTATTCTAAAGCCTTCCACACCCGCTCTGCGAGAGGGCCTGTCCAGCCAATCATGTCACAGATTAAAAACCTCAGAGGTCTAGGGGACTATAAGTGGAAATGGGGAGGGGGGCGGAAAGTGTTACGCAAGTGAAAGAGAGTGAGACTGGAATAACCCATTAAATGCTGTAAGCGGGGCTGTGGGAAAAAATATCCGTTGTGGTTTTAGATGAAGAAAAGAGAGGTGTCAAATCCTCGAGTTATTCCGTTTTGGGCAGGGTGCGTAATGCGGGGGTTTGGGTTTTATGTAcgttaatattatattattatttgcCCGATATAATTTCCTGGCTGTGACACAAGTAATCTTAAACACAGGACACTTCGATAGGAAAGAGAAGTGTCGCACACACTCCAAAACAAAACTCGGAACAGCAACTTTATTATTCTTTCACACGTGCACTACTCTACGCT is a genomic window containing:
- the si:dkey-27i16.2 gene encoding regulator of cell cycle RGCC-like → MSSDSTMDLDLELGELLQEFQDVVEELKAPSQSRPHAYQKALHEAKTLTGLSEDSGVEDSDYSSEPSMGNSLNTSEEELHTAGITLASKAKLGDTRDLESFIDMLDRELAEM